A section of the Solitalea canadensis DSM 3403 genome encodes:
- a CDS encoding superoxide dismutase family protein has protein sequence MKKHITPILRTAFIGLLTVMVTLGCKEEPSKPVKKAEAIIAATNSETPVTGTLSFVQNGDGPVKLELEITVPSRSNQSVAVHIHEHGDCGEGGNMTHGHWNPTSATHGKWGSSAFHAGDIGNIALDAAGKGKLTLETNLWSIDGDNAKNILNRGIIVHGGIDDYATQPTGNSGPRIGCGVIIKKN, from the coding sequence ATGAAAAAACACATTACACCAATTCTCAGAACAGCCTTTATTGGCTTGTTAACAGTAATGGTAACATTAGGTTGTAAGGAAGAACCGTCTAAACCTGTTAAAAAAGCAGAAGCAATAATTGCAGCTACTAATTCTGAAACTCCGGTAACAGGAACGCTGAGTTTTGTTCAAAACGGTGACGGCCCTGTAAAGCTAGAACTTGAAATTACGGTGCCCAGCCGATCCAATCAGAGTGTTGCAGTACACATTCATGAACACGGCGACTGTGGTGAAGGTGGAAATATGACTCATGGTCATTGGAATCCTACAAGTGCAACACATGGTAAATGGGGTAGCTCTGCTTTTCATGCGGGCGATATCGGCAACATTGCACTTGATGCTGCAGGTAAAGGAAAACTAACGCTGGAAACCAACCTGTGGAGCATTGATGGCGATAATGCTAAAAATATCCTAAACCGGGGCATTATTGTGCATGGTGGCATTGATGATTATGCAACCCAGCCTACCGGAAATTCAGGACCTCGAATTGGGTGCGGAGTAATAATTAAGAAGAATTAA
- a CDS encoding tetratricopeptide repeat-containing sensor histidine kinase yields the protein MRFVFPFFTALLLLIGLNSFGQDLVYQNLMAGKDDSAKIIRLANYAQKFKDADKVKAVELYGTLLKLSKKLGYPYWEGMSWFNFGYIHAREAKDSLAIVDFQKALTHLKKTDRQDQIASCYINMAALSGRMGKIDQQLQFSQIATQILEPTKYKNLLMYVYNSLGATFYNLDEYDKGLYYFRKAINLGRQINNTSEIVNSFLGVTNCLSSKKRFQEALNNANEALKIASTTKDDFDLCVAHTAFTQLYLQWKKPNPLIKHANEIIKHSVAFGDVQYQLIGLMALADGYGLANEHQKRIYYLDKALAIGKESKTVLQLDDIYKGLSEAHNGLQNYSKALGYYKLFVAHRDSANNLKTKKSAAELDLKYQTVQKEKELSNQRLHIAQNEVLIQKNRQYAFYGLATAIILLLLFILGYLFYRNKRKEYIRDTEALKKDKEIQLLQAVMQGEEQERSRVAKDLHDGVAGMLTASRLHFNSLTPQYDVLIKSPAFRQGVQLLDEAAAEIRKTSHNLMSEILVHYGLDYAIRKYCNNINNSNAIEFVYNSWGEIGRFNDSFELSVYRIVQELLNNILKHSNASQTLVQMNQQDTNLFITIEDNGIGIQEGSKTLDGTGLKNLTSRVEVLNGKIEIESSPGNGVSAYLEFDVTLLQKFNYI from the coding sequence ATGAGATTTGTATTCCCGTTTTTTACTGCTCTGCTCTTACTGATAGGATTAAATTCGTTTGGTCAGGATCTTGTTTATCAAAACTTAATGGCTGGTAAAGATGATTCAGCCAAGATCATCAGGTTAGCAAACTATGCTCAAAAGTTTAAGGACGCCGATAAAGTAAAGGCCGTTGAATTATACGGTACATTACTAAAACTTAGTAAAAAACTCGGATATCCTTACTGGGAAGGAATGAGTTGGTTTAATTTCGGCTATATTCATGCCAGAGAAGCGAAGGATAGCTTGGCAATAGTAGATTTTCAAAAGGCGTTGACTCACTTGAAGAAAACGGACAGACAAGATCAAATAGCTAGTTGTTACATTAATATGGCCGCTCTATCTGGTCGGATGGGTAAGATTGACCAGCAACTGCAATTCAGCCAAATTGCTACTCAAATTTTAGAGCCGACTAAGTATAAAAATCTGCTAATGTATGTGTACAATAGTTTAGGCGCCACATTTTATAACCTGGATGAGTACGATAAGGGGCTATATTATTTTCGAAAAGCGATTAATCTGGGCAGGCAAATAAATAATACTTCCGAAATAGTGAATTCATTTTTGGGAGTTACTAATTGCCTTTCCTCTAAAAAACGTTTTCAAGAAGCATTAAATAATGCAAATGAAGCTTTAAAAATAGCATCAACCACTAAGGATGACTTTGATCTTTGTGTTGCTCATACAGCCTTTACGCAATTGTATCTTCAATGGAAAAAACCTAATCCTCTTATTAAACATGCAAATGAAATCATTAAGCATTCCGTTGCATTTGGTGATGTACAATATCAATTGATAGGTCTAATGGCATTAGCTGATGGATATGGATTGGCTAATGAACATCAAAAAAGAATATACTATTTAGACAAAGCTTTAGCCATTGGAAAGGAAAGCAAAACCGTTCTACAACTAGATGACATCTATAAAGGTTTATCCGAAGCTCATAATGGATTGCAAAATTATAGTAAAGCGCTTGGTTATTATAAACTGTTTGTAGCACATCGGGATAGTGCCAACAATTTAAAGACAAAAAAGAGTGCAGCAGAATTAGATCTTAAATACCAAACAGTACAAAAAGAAAAAGAATTATCTAATCAACGTTTACACATAGCGCAAAATGAAGTATTAATTCAAAAAAACAGACAGTATGCTTTTTATGGTCTTGCTACTGCTATTATTTTATTATTACTTTTCATTTTGGGTTATCTTTTTTACAGAAACAAAAGGAAAGAATACATCAGAGATACAGAAGCACTGAAAAAGGATAAGGAAATTCAGCTTTTGCAAGCAGTTATGCAAGGAGAAGAACAAGAACGCAGCCGGGTAGCCAAAGATTTGCACGATGGAGTTGCAGGAATGTTAACTGCTTCCAGATTGCATTTCAATAGCCTTACTCCGCAGTATGATGTGCTCATTAAAAGCCCGGCATTTCGACAAGGGGTTCAACTATTGGACGAAGCTGCTGCCGAGATCAGAAAAACTTCACACAATTTAATGTCCGAAATATTGGTTCACTATGGACTTGATTATGCTATTCGGAAGTATTGTAATAATATCAATAATAGTAATGCAATAGAGTTTGTGTACAACTCTTGGGGAGAAATTGGAAGATTCAATGATAGCTTTGAATTATCGGTTTATCGGATTGTGCAAGAATTACTAAACAATATCTTGAAACATTCGAATGCATCTCAGACTTTGGTTCAGATGAATCAACAAGACACCAATCTTTTCATTACTATCGAGGATAATGGTATAGGAATACAAGAAGGAAGTAAGACGTTAGACGGTACGGGTTTAAAAAACCTGACCTCCAGAGTTGAAGTGTTAAACGGTAAGATAGAAATTGAAAGCAGCCCAGGTAACGGAGTCAGTGCTTACCTTGAATTTGATGTAACATTGCTACAAAAGTTCAACTATATATAA
- a CDS encoding nucleotidyl cyclase domain-containing protein, protein MRTKNSSNNGFYRIYPGGDEFAFVIEGDQADSVGFANRLVDQFFSLSEKGSELLGHHNKLSFYCAIIEMDPRDSYNDVLKKVEDCYQIAKEEKSGFNICWPPIHKESTLSKDPLKKGIYKRSRELFEVLTLSDA, encoded by the coding sequence GTGAGAACAAAAAACAGTTCGAACAACGGCTTTTACAGGATTTATCCGGGAGGCGACGAGTTTGCTTTTGTTATTGAAGGCGATCAGGCTGATTCAGTTGGGTTTGCTAATCGCTTGGTGGATCAATTTTTCTCTTTGTCTGAAAAAGGCTCAGAACTTTTAGGTCATCATAACAAGCTTTCTTTTTATTGTGCCATCATTGAAATGGACCCGAGAGATAGCTATAACGATGTATTGAAAAAGGTCGAAGATTGTTACCAAATCGCTAAAGAAGAAAAATCTGGTTTCAATATTTGTTGGCCCCCTATCCATAAAGAGTCAACGCTTTCAAAAGATCCACTCAAAAAAGGCATCTATAAAAGATCACGAGAACTCTTTGAAGTGTTAACGCTATCTGATGCTTAA
- a CDS encoding FAD-binding oxidoreductase, producing the protein MEHIVKIDSIGHVTHDVLRLVVEKPADYIYTPGQATDVSVNKDGWQEELRAFTFTSLPTQQHLEFTIKTYPARNGVTNQLLSLKAGDSLILHDVFGDINYKGEGLFIAGGAGVTPFLAIFRNLQAHQQVGNNQLIFANNTKADIIHEDEFNQLLGNNFINVLAKENIEGYENGFITEELLRKYITNNNKYVYLCGPPPMMDAVEKHLASLGIDEQFIVKEGF; encoded by the coding sequence ATGGAGCATATCGTTAAAATTGATTCAATAGGTCATGTTACACATGATGTACTTCGGTTAGTTGTTGAAAAGCCTGCTGATTATATTTACACTCCCGGACAAGCCACCGATGTTTCAGTAAATAAAGATGGCTGGCAAGAGGAATTAAGAGCATTTACATTTACCTCTTTACCAACTCAGCAACATCTTGAATTTACCATAAAAACGTATCCGGCACGCAATGGAGTGACTAATCAGTTATTAAGCCTTAAGGCGGGCGATTCATTGATTTTACATGATGTTTTTGGCGATATAAACTATAAGGGAGAGGGGTTGTTTATAGCTGGCGGAGCGGGTGTTACTCCTTTTCTGGCCATATTCAGAAATTTACAGGCACATCAACAAGTAGGGAATAACCAACTCATCTTTGCAAACAATACTAAAGCCGACATTATTCACGAAGATGAATTTAACCAGCTACTAGGCAATAATTTCATCAATGTGTTGGCGAAAGAAAATATTGAAGGCTATGAAAACGGATTTATAACAGAAGAACTTTTAAGAAAATACATAACGAATAATAACAAGTATGTTTATTTATGCGGTCCACCTCCAATGATGGATGCAGTTGAAAAACACCTAGCCTCATTGGGCATTGATGAACAGTTTATTGTGAAGGAAGGGTTTTAG
- a CDS encoding VOC family protein, with translation MEKISAKTNALNWFEIPVEDTERAKQFYESILDIKMETQNMMGMEMSFFPFDMEDGSGKVSGALVKSNMHKPGMDGAIIYLNANPTIQTVIDKIEPSGGKLLMDKTQIDENIGYMAFFVDTEGNRMAIHAQN, from the coding sequence ATGGAAAAGATAAGCGCAAAAACGAATGCTCTTAACTGGTTCGAAATACCTGTTGAAGACACTGAGAGGGCTAAGCAATTTTATGAAAGCATCCTCGATATTAAAATGGAAACACAGAACATGATGGGAATGGAGATGTCGTTTTTTCCATTTGACATGGAAGATGGATCCGGGAAGGTATCGGGGGCATTAGTGAAGAGTAATATGCATAAACCCGGAATGGACGGAGCTATTATTTATCTGAATGCAAATCCCACTATCCAAACAGTAATTGACAAGATTGAACCTTCTGGAGGGAAATTGCTAATGGACAAAACCCAAATTGATGAAAACATTGGTTACATGGCCTTCTTCGTAGACACTGAAGGAAACCGAATGGCAATTCATGCCCAGAATTAA
- a CDS encoding tetratricopeptide repeat protein: protein MKISLIPFFTASLFILSAGSTIARPIIIHSIYIDDDDLDRYVQRLRTDQLGDRKETAFMSAGAEFLSGYNYYEKQSYDMASMYFENTINKDPNNPYAYYLLGISLIKQNDKYKTQKAQEYLAKAYQLNASLKQRYQADVPVSEKPSSSSVTGYNDLNSYIEHLKYSKANNQEDTRFMTPGNYILSGIEYFEEGTYGSAQTRFETAIKADPNNAYCNYLLGISVLAQGNKAGQAYLDKSIQLAPALKSRYANDLATAKASHQKYTNKIEGKSTNQPVVVEKKGGALTFGNYTCHQTIYNGASSAGQSFTHQYKGYFELKSNGTYKWLDNGQTGKYQYNSATGKITWLSGKLATMKIASSLFMRGEKTAQITLTIKGSYIWECGCDKK, encoded by the coding sequence ATGAAAATCAGCCTAATTCCATTCTTTACAGCTAGCTTATTTATCCTTTCAGCCGGAAGCACTATTGCCAGACCAATAATCATTCATAGCATTTATATTGATGATGATGATTTGGATCGTTATGTTCAACGATTAAGAACCGATCAGTTAGGAGATCGAAAGGAAACTGCTTTTATGTCTGCCGGAGCAGAGTTCTTATCAGGCTATAATTATTATGAAAAACAGTCATATGATATGGCCTCCATGTATTTTGAAAACACCATAAATAAAGATCCCAATAACCCATATGCCTATTACTTATTAGGAATATCATTGATCAAACAAAATGATAAATATAAAACGCAAAAAGCACAGGAGTATCTGGCTAAAGCTTACCAATTAAATGCATCATTAAAGCAACGATATCAAGCTGATGTTCCTGTATCAGAAAAACCAAGTAGCTCTTCTGTAACTGGCTATAATGATTTAAATAGCTATATCGAGCATTTGAAATATTCAAAAGCGAACAATCAGGAAGACACACGTTTTATGACCCCAGGAAATTACATTTTGTCGGGTATTGAATATTTTGAAGAGGGCACTTATGGGAGTGCTCAAACCAGATTTGAAACTGCCATAAAAGCAGATCCAAACAATGCTTACTGTAATTATCTGCTTGGTATCTCCGTGTTGGCACAAGGAAATAAAGCAGGTCAGGCTTACTTAGATAAATCTATTCAACTAGCACCAGCACTTAAAAGCCGTTACGCTAACGATTTGGCTACCGCTAAAGCTAGCCACCAGAAATATACCAATAAGATAGAAGGTAAGTCTACTAACCAACCAGTTGTAGTTGAAAAGAAGGGTGGAGCACTAACATTTGGGAATTATACTTGTCATCAAACTATCTATAATGGAGCTTCGTCAGCCGGACAAAGTTTCACCCATCAATACAAAGGCTATTTTGAGCTGAAATCAAACGGCACCTATAAATGGCTTGACAATGGACAAACCGGTAAGTATCAATACAATTCAGCAACCGGGAAAATCACCTGGCTGTCAGGAAAACTGGCAACTATGAAAATAGCCTCTTCTCTATTTATGCGGGGAGAAAAAACTGCTCAAATCACACTTACCATAAAGGGTTCTTATATTTGGGAATGTGGTTGTGATAAGAAATAG
- a CDS encoding VOC family protein, with protein sequence MAQINPYLNFKGNCEEAFNFYKSVFGGDFPFVGRYKDMPPSENSGGIDGEKIMHMSLPISKESTLMGSDVGGEWASHIVEGNNIQLSVNAETEDDAKRIFDALSAGGRVSMPLEKTFWGALFGMFTDKFGINWMVNYDYNQQK encoded by the coding sequence ATGGCACAGATTAATCCTTATCTAAATTTCAAAGGCAATTGTGAAGAAGCATTTAACTTCTACAAATCTGTTTTTGGTGGTGATTTTCCTTTTGTTGGTCGCTACAAGGACATGCCGCCTTCTGAGAATTCAGGAGGTATTGACGGTGAAAAGATCATGCACATGTCATTGCCGATTAGTAAAGAAAGCACATTAATGGGTAGCGATGTTGGCGGTGAATGGGCCAGCCATATTGTTGAAGGCAACAATATTCAGTTATCTGTGAATGCCGAGACAGAAGATGATGCGAAAAGAATCTTTGACGCATTATCTGCCGGAGGCCGTGTTTCTATGCCTTTAGAGAAAACATTCTGGGGTGCTTTGTTTGGTATGTTTACCGATAAATTCGGAATTAACTGGATGGTTAATTACGATTATAATCAGCAGAAATAA
- a CDS encoding RNA polymerase sigma factor — protein sequence MKSLVDIVKGCKRNERISQEKLYRQFYPGLFALCRKFFDDEQDIITALNNGMLNVYKNIDQYDSAKGELFTWAYTIVRNAALTHLRNNSNKPLNVEITGAIENAIGHNPFKELDWGDIYYFLGKLPPATRAVCTLFYIEGFMIKEIAAQMELSEGTVKWHLNEGRTILKKLLTKKDIY from the coding sequence TTGAAGAGCCTCGTAGACATAGTAAAGGGTTGTAAGCGTAATGAGCGAATAAGCCAGGAGAAGCTGTATCGTCAGTTCTATCCTGGTTTGTTTGCATTGTGCCGTAAATTCTTTGACGATGAGCAAGATATTATAACAGCATTAAACAATGGGATGTTGAATGTTTATAAGAATATTGATCAGTACGACAGCGCAAAAGGCGAACTTTTTACCTGGGCCTATACCATTGTAAGAAATGCCGCCCTCACCCACCTTAGAAATAATTCCAATAAGCCATTAAATGTTGAAATAACTGGAGCTATCGAAAATGCCATCGGACATAATCCATTTAAGGAATTGGACTGGGGGGATATTTATTATTTTCTCGGAAAACTCCCGCCGGCTACACGTGCTGTATGTACACTGTTTTACATTGAAGGTTTTATGATAAAAGAAATAGCAGCTCAAATGGAGTTAAGTGAAGGAACAGTTAAGTGGCATTTGAATGAAGGACGAACAATACTAAAGAAATTGCTTACAAAGAAGGATATATACTAA
- a CDS encoding DMT family transporter, whose translation MAWIILFLGGLFEIGFTTCLKLSNNFTNLKWSVGFFVCIIISFALLNKAAQSIPMGTCYAVWTGIGAVGTVLVGIFIFQEPSDFWRLFFIVLLIGAILGLKLVSN comes from the coding sequence ATGGCTTGGATTATTCTGTTTTTGGGTGGACTGTTCGAGATCGGTTTCACCACATGTTTGAAACTATCTAACAATTTCACCAATCTCAAATGGAGTGTGGGATTTTTTGTGTGCATTATTATCAGTTTTGCTTTGTTAAATAAAGCAGCACAATCCATCCCAATGGGAACCTGCTATGCCGTTTGGACCGGTATTGGAGCTGTAGGTACAGTGTTGGTAGGTATCTTTATTTTTCAGGAGCCAAGTGACTTCTGGAGACTTTTTTTTATTGTCCTCTTGATTGGGGCAATCTTGGGACTAAAACTTGTTTCAAACTAA
- a CDS encoding (4Fe-4S)-binding protein, producing MKYKLEKPVHGLIGTANYQCTIEWRNGVFISDEPESTGGKDEGPDPFTLLLSSLASCTLITLRMYIDRKNLDIPRIAVNANMYQEIKDGITTTIIDRDIQFLSRVEKDVKTKLVEIAKMCPISKILEQNAQVRTFVFRDTFETEKVIDYKNDDITVEWRPELCQHSTRCWSQMLQVFDPREKKWIKVDGASPERIRQQIEKCPSGALAFHYNKDADSSNEKSAS from the coding sequence ATGAAATATAAACTAGAGAAACCTGTACATGGGCTCATTGGCACAGCTAACTATCAGTGTACCATTGAATGGAGAAACGGAGTATTTATTTCAGATGAACCTGAATCAACAGGAGGCAAGGATGAAGGGCCCGATCCGTTTACCTTACTACTCTCTTCCCTAGCCTCTTGCACGTTAATTACTCTTAGAATGTACATTGATCGTAAGAACCTAGACATTCCACGCATTGCTGTGAATGCAAATATGTACCAGGAAATTAAAGACGGTATTACCACTACTATTATTGACAGAGACATTCAGTTTTTGAGCCGTGTTGAGAAAGATGTGAAAACCAAATTGGTGGAAATTGCCAAAATGTGCCCCATTTCTAAGATACTAGAGCAAAACGCCCAGGTTAGGACATTTGTTTTCAGGGATACATTTGAAACAGAAAAGGTGATCGATTATAAGAACGATGATATAACTGTGGAATGGCGTCCGGAGCTTTGCCAACATTCAACCCGTTGCTGGTCGCAGATGTTGCAGGTTTTTGATCCTCGTGAGAAGAAATGGATCAAGGTTGACGGAGCAAGTCCTGAACGAATACGCCAACAGATCGAAAAGTGCCCGTCGGGAGCATTAGCATTCCATTATAATAAAGATGCAGATTCCAGCAACGAGAAATCAGCATCATAA
- a CDS encoding NADPH-dependent FMN reductase, protein MHIVIISSSVRIGRNSHRVALYFKNYITENKLATVEILDLNEYKFPVFDERLRFMKDPSPQILQFTDKIKAADGVIIVTPEYNGGYPAALKNVIDLLYDEWKRKPLALATASAGPFGGAQVTTSLVFTLWKIGFWLVPAMFAVPKVQDSYDENGVPVNKELTDKLAKGFIGELIWCMEAKKRMHE, encoded by the coding sequence ATGCATATAGTCATTATCTCATCAAGCGTAAGAATTGGCCGTAACAGTCATCGGGTGGCCCTTTATTTCAAAAATTATATAACAGAAAACAAACTGGCAACTGTGGAAATTCTTGATTTGAATGAATACAAATTTCCTGTATTTGATGAACGATTACGATTTATGAAAGATCCTTCGCCACAAATATTACAGTTTACCGATAAAATTAAAGCAGCGGATGGTGTAATTATCGTAACACCGGAATACAATGGCGGTTATCCTGCTGCGTTGAAAAATGTGATCGATTTGCTTTACGATGAATGGAAACGTAAACCGTTGGCATTGGCAACTGCATCAGCAGGACCGTTTGGAGGAGCTCAGGTTACCACCTCTCTTGTTTTTACGTTATGGAAAATAGGATTCTGGCTAGTTCCAGCCATGTTTGCGGTGCCAAAAGTTCAGGATTCGTATGATGAGAACGGTGTTCCTGTCAACAAGGAACTAACAGATAAGCTGGCGAAAGGGTTTATCGGAGAACTGATTTGGTGCATGGAAGCAAAAAAAAGAATGCATGAATAG